The following DNA comes from Streptomyces globosus.
GCGGCGGGACCTTCCGGCGCCTTCGCGTCGGCAGCCACGGCGGCCGTGGGTGGAGCGGCCGTGTCGGCCTCGCGGTCGGGCGCGAGCGGGTCGGTCACCGTGCCGGACTCCTCGTCGAAGAGCCCCTGCGCCAGCCTGGTCACCGCTGCGGGGACCGGCGGCGCCAGGTCGGCCACAGCTCGGAGACCGGACAGGACGTCGTCGGGTCGAACGGCAGGTGTCAGATGCCGAACAACCAGCCGCAGTATCGCACAGGCACTGTCCGGCGTCCTATCAGCCGGCGAAGGAAGGACCTCCAGTGCCGCGACGGCGCCGCGGGTGTCGAAGGTGCGGATGCCGTTCTTGGTGCGGCGCTGCACCTCCACCTGCTCGGCGGCGAGGAAGGCCTCGGCCGCGCGCGCCGCGTCGCCGGAGTCGACCCCGTCGAGCCGCAGCTCCCACACGGAGGCGGTCAGGCGGTCCGCGAGGCCGGAGGTGCGGGCCTCGACGGCGTCGGTGATGTCGAGGCCGACCGGCATCGACTCGTCGAGCAGTTCGCGGAGCTTCTCCGGGTCGCGGGGCTCCGTGAGCGCGATCTCCAGGTACTCGGCCTCGCTGCCGGTGCCGGTCGGCGCGGCGTTCGCGTAGGAGACGCGGGGGTGGGGGGTGAAACCGGCCGAGTACGCCATCGGCACCTCGGCGCGGCGCAGGGCGCGTTCGAACGCGCGCTGGAAGTCGCGGTGGCTGGTGAACCGGAGGCGGCCGCGCTTGGTGTAGCGCAGTCGGATGCGCTGCACCACCGGTGCGGGGGGCGGGCCTTCGGGCTGTCGCTTGCCCAGGGGTTCTTCTCCTTGTGCGGGGCTCCGCGGCTCGCGCGTCGCCCTGAGGTCCGGGGGACTGCCGGCCGTGCCCCGCTCCCCGGCTCGCCCCCGCCTCGGGGGGCGGGGGGTGCTCGGGGCGGGCATGCGGCCTGTGGCTGTCGTACTACCCAGATTACGCGCCCCTGACCTCGCCGGTTCCCGGGGCGGTCAGCCGAGGAGGACGC
Coding sequences within:
- a CDS encoding TIGR03936 family radical SAM-associated protein: MQRIRLRYTKRGRLRFTSHRDFQRAFERALRRAEVPMAYSAGFTPHPRVSYANAAPTGTGSEAEYLEIALTEPRDPEKLRELLDESMPVGLDITDAVEARTSGLADRLTASVWELRLDGVDSGDAARAAEAFLAAEQVEVQRRTKNGIRTFDTRGAVAALEVLPSPADRTPDSACAILRLVVRHLTPAVRPDDVLSGLRAVADLAPPVPAAVTRLAQGLFDEESGTVTDPLAPDREADTAAPPTAAVAADAKAPEGPAA